One Novosphingobium sp. G106 DNA segment encodes these proteins:
- a CDS encoding M13 family metallopeptidase: MRRILAAAAVSILALSTPLLAQPLQPQTPLPMPQATAPAPAAGEWGNFGIQTQWIDTAAKPGDDFNRYVNGKWLDVTQIPADKTRIGSFITLRDLSEDRLHAILNELVASNPAPGSSQARVADAYKAFMNTDAINAAGLYPAKATLDRIAAAATVDDLLVLFAAPGLQAPIGIGVDADEKQSDRYALYLGQGGLGLPDRDYYLQDTPKFRDIRAKYLDYLTFMLGKAGYADPRTSAQAVFDLETVMARESWDRGLGRNRDLTYNKLTLAELEALAPAGMMRKFLTDVGAGAATEVIVPQMPPTAEELAAAKYTPEMAAKLGGGVPASIKLITTTPIATWKAYLAAHFISDMASVLPKEIDDAQFAFFGTLLGGQQVQRVRWRRGIGAVEGEVGELLGQIYAQRFFPPANQAAMNDLVANLRKAMAANLAQLPWMGPETRQQAEAKLAAFTPKIGAPVTYKTYDGLAIDATKPLDNKLAAAKWDTDFRLARIGKPVDKTEWFMLPQTVNAYYNPTFNEIVFPAAILQPPFFNLAADPAVNYGAIGAVIGHEMGHGFDDQGAKSDGAGNLRDWWTPQDKAAFEALTSKLVGQYNEFCPFDAGKTCVNGQLTLGENIGDLGGLSLAYRAYKLSLNGKESPVIDGYTGDQRFFLAFAQIWRGLVREPLARQFLVTDPHSPPEYRVNGIVRNFDEWYRAFNVQPTDKLYLPPEKRVRIW; encoded by the coding sequence ATGCGCCGTATCCTTGCCGCCGCCGCCGTTTCGATCCTGGCACTCTCCACGCCGCTCCTTGCCCAGCCCCTGCAACCCCAGACGCCGTTGCCGATGCCGCAGGCGACCGCGCCGGCACCCGCTGCCGGTGAATGGGGCAATTTCGGCATCCAGACCCAGTGGATCGACACGGCCGCCAAGCCCGGCGACGATTTCAACCGTTACGTCAACGGCAAATGGCTCGACGTCACCCAGATCCCGGCCGACAAGACGCGGATCGGATCGTTCATCACTTTGCGCGACCTGTCCGAGGACCGGCTCCACGCCATCCTCAACGAATTGGTCGCGAGCAATCCCGCGCCGGGCAGCTCGCAGGCGCGCGTCGCCGATGCCTACAAGGCGTTCATGAACACCGACGCGATCAATGCGGCGGGCCTCTACCCGGCCAAGGCGACGCTCGATCGCATCGCCGCGGCGGCGACCGTCGACGATCTCCTCGTCCTGTTCGCCGCGCCGGGACTCCAGGCACCGATCGGTATCGGTGTCGACGCTGACGAGAAGCAGAGCGACCGCTATGCGCTCTACCTGGGGCAGGGCGGGCTCGGCCTGCCCGACCGTGACTACTACCTGCAGGATACGCCCAAGTTCCGCGATATCCGGGCGAAATACCTCGACTATCTGACGTTCATGCTCGGCAAGGCGGGCTATGCCGACCCGCGCACCTCAGCGCAGGCGGTCTTCGACCTCGAGACCGTGATGGCGCGCGAGTCCTGGGACCGCGGGCTCGGCCGTAACCGCGATCTCACCTACAACAAGCTGACCTTGGCCGAACTGGAAGCGCTCGCCCCGGCGGGCATGATGCGCAAGTTCCTGACCGATGTCGGCGCCGGCGCGGCGACCGAAGTAATCGTCCCGCAGATGCCGCCGACGGCGGAGGAACTCGCCGCGGCGAAATATACACCCGAGATGGCGGCCAAGCTCGGCGGCGGCGTCCCGGCGTCGATCAAGCTGATCACCACAACGCCGATTGCCACCTGGAAGGCCTACCTCGCCGCCCATTTCATCAGCGATATGGCCTCAGTCCTGCCTAAGGAGATCGACGACGCGCAGTTCGCTTTCTTCGGCACCTTGCTCGGCGGCCAGCAGGTCCAGCGCGTGCGGTGGCGGCGCGGCATCGGCGCGGTCGAGGGCGAGGTCGGCGAACTGCTCGGCCAGATCTACGCGCAGCGCTTCTTCCCGCCGGCAAACCAGGCGGCGATGAACGATCTCGTCGCCAATTTGCGCAAGGCGATGGCTGCCAATCTCGCCCAACTTCCCTGGATGGGCCCTGAGACGCGCCAGCAGGCCGAGGCCAAGCTCGCGGCCTTCACTCCGAAGATCGGCGCGCCGGTCACCTACAAGACCTACGATGGCCTCGCGATCGACGCGACCAAGCCGCTCGACAACAAGCTCGCCGCGGCCAAGTGGGACACGGATTTCCGCCTCGCGCGGATCGGCAAGCCGGTCGACAAGACCGAATGGTTCATGTTGCCGCAGACGGTGAACGCCTACTACAACCCGACTTTCAACGAGATCGTCTTCCCCGCCGCGATCCTGCAGCCGCCGTTCTTCAACCTGGCGGCCGATCCGGCGGTCAACTACGGCGCGATCGGCGCGGTGATCGGCCACGAGATGGGCCACGGCTTCGACGACCAAGGCGCCAAGTCCGACGGCGCGGGCAATCTGCGCGACTGGTGGACGCCGCAGGACAAGGCGGCCTTCGAGGCGCTGACCAGCAAGCTCGTCGGCCAGTACAACGAATTCTGTCCGTTCGATGCCGGCAAGACCTGCGTCAATGGCCAGCTGACCCTGGGCGAGAATATCGGCGACCTCGGCGGGCTCAGCCTCGCCTACCGGGCCTACAAGCTCTCGCTTAACGGCAAGGAGTCGCCGGTGATTGACGGCTATACCGGCGATCAGCGCTTCTTCCTGGCTTTCGCGCAAATCTGGCGCGGTCTGGTGCGCGAACCGCTGGCGCGCCAGTTCCTCGTCACCGATCCACACTCGCCGCCCGAATACCGGGTCAACGGGATCGTCCGCAATTTCGACGAATGGTACCGCGCGTTCAACGTCCAGCCGACCGACAAGCTCTACCTCCCGCCCGAGAAGCGCGTGCGAATCTGGTGA
- a CDS encoding undecaprenyl-diphosphate phosphatase, translating into MDLTFTAILLGIVEGVTEFLPVSSTGHLILASEIFGYDAETWKVFNVVIQLGAILAVVVQYWRTFWAVGMGLLRLQPMSIAFVRNLLIAFLPSAVLGLALKKYIDVMLGTPIIVGWALILGGIAILAVERWSKQGPATGVAQLPAKQALGVGLFQCIAMIPGVSRSGATIMGALAMGIERRTAAEFSFFLAVPTMMGATTLELWDNRHALAGGLGPVGWNEIAIGFVVSFIVALVVIKAFVAFVSRSGFAPFAWYRIVAGIAAVVLLSMR; encoded by the coding sequence ATGGACCTGACCTTTACCGCGATCCTCCTCGGCATTGTCGAGGGCGTCACCGAATTCCTTCCCGTCTCCTCGACCGGCCACCTGATCCTCGCTTCGGAGATCTTCGGCTACGACGCCGAGACCTGGAAGGTGTTCAACGTCGTCATCCAGCTCGGCGCGATCCTGGCGGTGGTCGTGCAGTACTGGCGTACCTTCTGGGCGGTTGGCATGGGGCTTCTGCGGCTGCAGCCGATGAGTATCGCCTTCGTGCGCAACCTGCTGATTGCCTTCCTGCCGTCGGCGGTACTGGGCCTGGCGCTCAAGAAGTACATCGACGTGATGCTCGGTACCCCGATAATCGTCGGCTGGGCGCTAATTCTGGGCGGTATCGCTATCCTCGCGGTCGAGCGCTGGTCGAAGCAGGGTCCGGCCACGGGCGTGGCGCAGCTTCCCGCCAAGCAGGCGCTGGGTGTCGGCCTGTTCCAGTGCATCGCCATGATCCCCGGCGTCAGCCGCTCGGGCGCGACGATCATGGGCGCGCTGGCCATGGGCATCGAGCGGCGCACGGCCGCCGAATTCAGCTTCTTCCTGGCCGTGCCGACGATGATGGGCGCGACCACGCTCGAGCTCTGGGACAACCGCCACGCGCTTGCCGGCGGGCTGGGGCCGGTCGGCTGGAACGAGATCGCCATCGGCTTCGTTGTCTCGTTCATCGTCGCGCTGGTAGTGATCAAGGCCTTTGTCGCTTTCGTCAGCCGTTCGGGCTTCGCGCCGTTCGCCTGGTATCGTATCGTCGCCGGCATTGCGGCAGTCGTGCTGCTGAGCATGAGGTAA
- the ppk2 gene encoding polyphosphate kinase 2 has protein sequence MSRLKGKKYRELLEPLEEELVAMARWAEATGARILVLFEGRDTAGKGGAINAIASHLNSRQCHVVALAKPSDAEKGQWYFQRYVEHLPTKGEIVLFDRSWYNRAGVEKVMGFATEKEVDAFLDAVPKFEKLLTDDGILLFKYWLACDQEEQEERLRERAEDPLKRWKLSPIDLTAREKYDDYTKAREAMLKATNTKHAPWTLVDFNDQHRGRLTVIRDLLDRLPEFRVDAPEVEFMPLGHEPHQEKFGEMKPIKSFKTDGED, from the coding sequence ATGAGCAGGCTCAAGGGAAAGAAGTACCGCGAACTGCTCGAACCGCTCGAAGAAGAGCTCGTCGCCATGGCGCGCTGGGCCGAGGCGACCGGCGCGCGCATCCTGGTATTGTTCGAGGGTCGTGACACCGCGGGCAAGGGCGGCGCGATCAACGCCATCGCCAGCCATCTCAACTCACGCCAGTGCCACGTCGTAGCTCTTGCCAAGCCGAGCGACGCCGAGAAGGGCCAGTGGTATTTCCAGCGCTATGTCGAGCACCTGCCGACCAAGGGCGAGATCGTGCTGTTCGACCGTTCCTGGTACAATCGCGCCGGGGTCGAGAAGGTCATGGGCTTCGCTACCGAGAAGGAGGTCGACGCCTTCCTCGATGCGGTGCCGAAGTTCGAGAAGCTGCTGACCGACGACGGCATCCTGCTGTTCAAGTACTGGCTGGCCTGCGACCAGGAAGAGCAGGAGGAACGCCTGCGCGAGCGCGCCGAGGATCCGCTCAAGCGCTGGAAGCTCTCGCCGATCGATCTCACCGCGCGCGAGAAGTACGACGACTACACCAAGGCGCGTGAGGCGATGCTCAAGGCGACGAATACCAAGCATGCGCCCTGGACTCTGGTCGATTTCAACGACCAGCATCGCGGCCGCCTGACCGTGATCCGTGATTTACTCGACCGGCTGCCCGAGTTTCGCGTCGATGCGCCTGAGGTCGAGTTTATGCCGCTGGGGCACGAGCCGCATCAGGAAAAATTCGGCGAGATGAAGCCGATCAAGTCCTTCAAGACCGACGGCGAGGACTGA
- a CDS encoding EF-hand domain-containing protein codes for MLTILFTVMAAQALPAAPLPARPETPPAEPATQHVGRPQVFIAPSGETFRAPAGEPYPVARWFAGADANHDGKLTEAEFEADFMRYFNSLDLDHDGVVDSTELERYEQSTPELHTGAFAVDSYDAGGGEDENGEKRARSLGSYMGANSPQGAGRFDLLRIPEPVASMDVTLKGRVNRQEAQDAAEYRFSLLDDQHRGYLALADLPETFAQTHHGGGGHGGHGGKGGGRHGGGHGRGMGGGFGGGAGGGMSGGGMGGDPGASGY; via the coding sequence GTGCTGACAATCCTGTTCACGGTCATGGCGGCGCAAGCGCTTCCTGCTGCCCCGCTGCCGGCCAGGCCCGAAACGCCGCCCGCCGAACCTGCCACGCAGCACGTCGGGCGCCCGCAGGTCTTCATCGCGCCGTCTGGCGAGACCTTCCGCGCGCCTGCGGGCGAGCCCTATCCGGTCGCGCGCTGGTTCGCCGGAGCCGACGCCAATCATGACGGCAAGCTCACCGAAGCCGAGTTCGAAGCCGATTTCATGCGCTATTTCAATTCGCTCGACCTCGATCACGACGGCGTGGTCGATAGCACCGAGTTGGAGCGTTACGAGCAGTCGACGCCCGAGCTCCACACCGGCGCCTTCGCCGTGGACTCCTACGATGCCGGCGGCGGCGAGGACGAGAACGGCGAGAAGCGCGCGCGCAGCCTGGGCAGCTACATGGGCGCGAACAGTCCGCAGGGCGCGGGCCGTTTCGACCTGCTGCGGATACCCGAGCCGGTGGCGTCGATGGACGTCACGCTGAAAGGGCGGGTCAACCGCCAGGAGGCCCAGGACGCGGCCGAATATCGCTTCTCGCTGCTCGATGACCAGCATCGCGGCTATCTGGCGCTCGCCGACCTGCCGGAGACTTTCGCGCAGACGCATCATGGCGGCGGTGGCCATGGCGGCCACGGCGGCAAAGGCGGCGGCCGGCACGGCGGCGGCCACGGCCGCGGCATGGGCGGAGGTTTCGGCGGCGGCGCCGGCGGCGGCATGAGTGGCGGCGGCATGGGCGGTGATCCCGGCGCATCCGGCTACTGA
- a CDS encoding GntR family transcriptional regulator: MAGLLDNKVQAQSLVDVVAERIEAAIISGQLAPGSRLSEQALATSLGVSRGPLREAIRRLEGRKLLERTPNIGVRVAALSLKDLNEILQVREALECLACSLAAVNMPDAEIAALKKMLDDHEKQKAVQEQKGYYQEAKNLDFHFHIVGGSGNERLAHMLGGDLHYMLRVYRYKSGAKPGRAAEVLQEHKAIVAALEARDPQAAEHAMREHLRHARRHVEEQIAAEAASGTVAEAPRKGRVGKLD, translated from the coding sequence ATGGCGGGACTTCTCGACAACAAGGTGCAGGCTCAATCGCTCGTCGACGTGGTCGCCGAGCGGATCGAGGCGGCTATCATCTCGGGCCAGCTGGCGCCCGGCAGCCGCCTCAGCGAACAGGCGCTGGCGACCTCGCTGGGCGTCAGCCGCGGGCCCTTGCGCGAAGCCATCCGGCGGCTCGAAGGCCGCAAGCTGCTCGAGCGCACGCCGAACATCGGCGTGCGCGTCGCGGCGCTCAGCCTCAAGGACCTCAACGAGATACTGCAGGTGCGCGAGGCTCTCGAATGCCTCGCCTGCAGCCTTGCCGCGGTCAACATGCCCGATGCCGAGATCGCCGCGCTGAAGAAGATGCTCGACGACCACGAGAAGCAGAAGGCCGTCCAGGAGCAGAAGGGCTACTACCAGGAAGCCAAGAACCTCGACTTCCACTTCCACATCGTCGGCGGCAGCGGCAACGAGCGGCTGGCGCACATGCTGGGCGGCGATCTGCACTACATGCTGCGCGTCTACCGCTACAAATCGGGCGCCAAGCCCGGCCGCGCGGCGGAAGTGTTACAGGAGCACAAGGCGATCGTCGCAGCCCTCGAAGCGCGTGACCCGCAGGCCGCCGAGCACGCGATGCGCGAGCACCTGCGCCACGCGCGGCGCCACGTCGAGGAACAGATCGCAGCGGAAGCGGCAAGTGGTACGGTGGCCGAAGCCCCGCGCAAAGGTCGCGTCGGCAAGCTCGACTAA
- the tcuA gene encoding FAD-dependent tricarballylate dehydrogenase TcuA, with product MAAEESWDVIIVGAGNAALCAALSAAEQGVKVLVLEKATLEDRGGNSTFTAGGFRFCHDGVEDLRTDILDDMTPGEYDSIGNLPSLSEDEFMATLMKVTDHQADEDLGRILIGESRETMRWMRKHKIRFIPMFGRQSFKIEGKHHFYGGVNIEAVGGGWGLVDMLVQACDRMGVTIKYETGLRELIQDQKGRVTGVRAFGPDGYEDFYAKATVLACGGFESSPEMRVRYLGAGWESCRVRGTQHNTGDGIQAAMRIGARPHGGWSSCHAVQWDISAPPYGDRVILDNFQKHSYIIGIVVNMEGKRFIDEGADYRNHTYAKYGKEVMKQPGRAAVQIFDAKTHDNVRDEYRIREVTKATADTIEELAEKLDIDVEGLKAEIAAYNAACPEGAFGTTYNPSILDGVGTKGLTVPKSNWALPIDTGPFHGYVVTCGITFTFGGLKINTDAQVLDLTEKPIPGLYAAGELVGGIFYENYPGGTGLLNGSVFGRLAGKNAGLLAKAA from the coding sequence ATGGCCGCTGAAGAGAGCTGGGACGTCATCATCGTGGGTGCCGGCAATGCCGCGCTCTGCGCCGCGCTTTCGGCCGCCGAGCAGGGCGTCAAGGTGCTGGTGCTCGAGAAGGCGACGCTCGAAGACCGCGGCGGCAATTCCACTTTCACCGCCGGCGGCTTCCGCTTCTGCCACGACGGCGTCGAGGACCTGCGCACCGACATCCTCGATGACATGACTCCCGGCGAATACGATTCCATCGGCAACCTGCCCAGCCTGTCCGAAGACGAATTCATGGCGACCTTGATGAAGGTCACCGACCACCAGGCCGACGAGGACCTGGGCCGCATCCTTATCGGCGAATCGCGCGAGACGATGCGCTGGATGCGCAAGCACAAGATCCGCTTCATCCCCATGTTCGGCCGCCAGTCGTTCAAGATCGAAGGCAAGCACCACTTCTACGGCGGTGTGAACATCGAGGCGGTCGGCGGCGGCTGGGGCCTCGTCGACATGCTCGTCCAGGCCTGCGACCGCATGGGCGTCACCATCAAGTACGAGACCGGCCTGCGCGAGCTGATCCAGGACCAGAAGGGCCGCGTCACCGGCGTCCGCGCCTTCGGTCCCGACGGCTATGAGGACTTCTACGCCAAGGCGACCGTCCTGGCCTGCGGCGGGTTCGAGAGCTCGCCCGAAATGCGCGTGCGCTACCTCGGCGCGGGGTGGGAATCGTGCCGCGTGCGTGGCACCCAGCACAACACCGGCGACGGCATCCAGGCAGCGATGCGGATTGGCGCGCGGCCACACGGCGGCTGGTCGTCCTGCCACGCGGTGCAGTGGGACATCTCGGCGCCGCCCTATGGCGACCGCGTAATCCTCGATAACTTCCAGAAGCACAGCTACATCATCGGCATCGTCGTCAACATGGAGGGCAAGCGCTTCATCGACGAGGGCGCCGACTACCGGAACCACACCTATGCCAAGTACGGCAAGGAAGTGATGAAGCAGCCCGGCCGCGCCGCGGTGCAGATCTTCGACGCCAAGACGCATGACAACGTCCGCGACGAATACCGCATCCGCGAGGTGACCAAGGCGACGGCCGACACGATCGAGGAACTGGCCGAGAAGCTCGACATCGATGTGGAAGGCCTGAAGGCCGAAATCGCCGCCTACAATGCGGCCTGCCCGGAAGGCGCCTTCGGCACGACCTACAACCCCTCGATCCTAGACGGCGTCGGCACCAAGGGCCTGACTGTGCCCAAGTCCAACTGGGCGCTGCCGATCGATACCGGCCCGTTCCACGGCTATGTCGTGACCTGCGGCATCACCTTCACGTTCGGCGGTCTCAAGATCAACACCGACGCGCAGGTGCTGGACCTGACCGAAAAGCCGATCCCCGGCCTCTATGCGGCGGGCGAACTCGTCGGCGGCATCTTCTACGAGAACTATCCAGGCGGCACCGGCCTGCTCAACGGCTCCGTCTTCGGCCGTCTGGCCGGCAAGAACGCGGGGCTTCTGGCCAAGGCGGCCTGA
- a CDS encoding 2-methylaconitate cis-trans isomerase PrpF family protein, translating into MRFHRIPATFMRGGTSNALVFRAADLPANRAEWDAIFLAAMGSPDPYGRQLDGMGGGLSSLSKVCVVGPSSRADADVDYTFVQISIREAKADCGGNCGNMSSAIGPFAVEEGIVPTPSDGEAVVRIHNTNTGKIIAARFPVVDGALAADGDCMLDGVAGAAAPIKLEFLDPGGAKTGKLLPTGSPLDTLDIPGLGPIAASCIDAANPAVFVAAADLGLTGTELPDALEGDAGFLATIEAIRRAASVRMGLTGDLDAAGKLGSIPKVAMICPPQDAPTLTGRILTAAEADIGIRMISLGQPHRAVPITGAICLAVAARVPGTLPYRLCTAKEGPIRVGHASGTTTVDASVVDGNAEYGAVFRTARRLFEGNVIYRAP; encoded by the coding sequence ATGCGCTTCCACCGCATCCCGGCAACCTTCATGCGCGGCGGCACCTCGAACGCACTGGTGTTCCGCGCCGCGGACCTGCCCGCCAACCGTGCGGAGTGGGATGCGATCTTTCTCGCCGCGATGGGGTCGCCCGATCCCTATGGCCGCCAGCTCGACGGCATGGGCGGCGGGCTGTCGTCGCTGTCCAAGGTCTGCGTGGTCGGGCCTTCGAGCCGGGCGGATGCCGACGTCGACTATACCTTCGTGCAGATTTCGATCCGTGAGGCCAAGGCCGACTGCGGCGGCAACTGCGGCAACATGTCCTCGGCGATCGGGCCGTTCGCCGTCGAGGAAGGCATCGTCCCGACTCCGTCCGACGGCGAGGCGGTGGTTCGCATCCACAACACCAACACCGGCAAGATCATCGCCGCGCGCTTTCCGGTTGTAGACGGCGCGCTGGCGGCCGACGGCGACTGCATGCTCGATGGGGTTGCCGGCGCGGCGGCGCCGATCAAGCTCGAATTCCTCGATCCAGGCGGCGCAAAGACGGGCAAGCTGCTGCCGACGGGCTCCCCGCTCGACACGCTCGACATACCGGGCCTCGGCCCGATCGCCGCAAGCTGCATCGATGCCGCCAATCCCGCGGTCTTCGTCGCGGCCGCGGACCTCGGGCTGACCGGGACGGAACTGCCCGACGCGCTCGAAGGCGATGCCGGCTTCCTCGCGACGATCGAAGCGATTCGCCGCGCAGCTTCGGTGCGCATGGGATTGACCGGGGACCTCGATGCCGCCGGAAAGCTCGGCAGCATACCCAAGGTCGCGATGATCTGCCCCCCGCAGGACGCGCCGACGCTGACGGGCCGTATTCTGACGGCGGCCGAGGCCGATATCGGTATCCGCATGATCTCGCTGGGCCAGCCGCACCGTGCAGTGCCCATCACCGGCGCGATCTGCCTTGCGGTCGCAGCACGCGTGCCCGGGACACTACCCTACCGCCTCTGCACCGCGAAGGAAGGGCCAATCCGCGTCGGTCATGCCTCGGGCACGACCACCGTCGATGCCTCGGTGGTCGATGGGAATGCCGAGTACGGCGCGGTCTTCCGCACCGCGCGCCGGCTGTTCGAAGGCAACGTCATCTATCGCGCGCCCTGA
- a CDS encoding NAD-dependent epimerase/dehydratase family protein, which produces MQISGGRFVVTGGASLIGSHVADRLLAEGAREVVLLDNFSLGTPETVAHLAGDDRVKLLKGDILRINELYDAFKGADGVFAIAGFLTLPLTQNPPLGLAVNVEGQVNVFEACRYAGVKKVVFSSSIAAYGEPEGDAVIDESFPANLASYQPGSMLYSCTKLIGEALCKLYSQKHGVHGVALRYSTVFGERQHYRGVNALYIIQNYDKIMRGEAPVLPGDGSEVHDYIHVADVARANVMAMASEVTGEVFNVVTGVETTVKRIAEIVLDVTGSDLQPVYADEAWAVKATSSQSLKLSREKIKTALGWEPQVSVEEGIRRLIAWRKEQPA; this is translated from the coding sequence ATGCAGATTTCGGGTGGTCGATTTGTCGTAACGGGGGGCGCAAGCCTCATAGGTTCCCACGTCGCCGACAGGCTGCTCGCCGAAGGCGCACGCGAGGTCGTGCTGCTCGACAACTTCTCGCTCGGCACGCCCGAGACGGTCGCCCACCTCGCCGGCGACGATCGCGTAAAGCTGCTCAAGGGCGACATCCTGCGGATCAACGAGCTCTACGATGCGTTCAAAGGCGCCGACGGCGTCTTCGCGATCGCTGGGTTCCTGACGCTGCCGCTGACGCAGAACCCGCCGCTGGGCCTCGCGGTAAACGTCGAGGGCCAGGTCAACGTGTTCGAGGCCTGCCGCTATGCCGGGGTCAAGAAGGTGGTCTTCTCCTCCTCGATCGCCGCTTACGGCGAGCCCGAGGGCGATGCGGTGATCGACGAGAGTTTTCCCGCCAACCTCGCCTCCTACCAGCCCGGCTCGATGCTCTATTCGTGCACCAAGCTGATCGGCGAGGCGCTGTGCAAGCTCTATAGCCAGAAGCACGGCGTCCACGGCGTCGCGCTGCGCTATTCGACCGTGTTCGGCGAGCGCCAGCACTACCGCGGGGTCAACGCACTCTACATCATCCAGAACTACGACAAGATCATGCGCGGCGAAGCGCCCGTCCTGCCCGGCGACGGCAGCGAGGTGCACGACTACATCCACGTCGCCGACGTCGCGCGGGCTAATGTCATGGCCATGGCTTCGGAAGTGACCGGCGAAGTGTTCAACGTCGTCACCGGCGTCGAGACAACGGTGAAGCGCATCGCCGAAATCGTGCTCGACGTGACCGGTAGCGATCTCCAGCCCGTCTATGCCGACGAAGCCTGGGCAGTGAAGGCTACTTCCAGCCAGTCGCTGAAACTGAGCCGGGAAAAGATCAAGACGGCCCTCGGCTGGGAACCCCAGGTCAGCGTCGAGGAAGGCATCCGCCGCCTGATCGCATGGCGCAAGGAGCAGCCCGCCTGA
- a CDS encoding nuclear transport factor 2 family protein, translating into MRKFTADQMLTAFELEQMLYDFAHEIDHNGAQDVGRFYTEDGAFRTGGVNIQGRPALQGFYDNRNAAVKQHQKDGERTGRHVFTNVRVVFDPADANKASLTFTNINYAGEGPAPVNVGQMSPSAIADGLFECARQADGHWLFTLFAPKQALIGEDDFMKLMLALNAPK; encoded by the coding sequence ATGCGCAAGTTTACTGCCGACCAGATGCTCACGGCCTTCGAGCTCGAACAGATGCTCTACGATTTCGCGCACGAGATCGATCACAATGGCGCGCAGGACGTCGGCCGGTTCTACACCGAGGACGGCGCCTTTCGCACGGGCGGCGTCAACATTCAGGGCCGCCCGGCGCTGCAGGGCTTCTACGACAACCGCAATGCTGCGGTGAAGCAGCACCAGAAGGACGGCGAGCGCACCGGCCGGCACGTCTTCACCAACGTCCGCGTGGTCTTCGACCCGGCCGACGCGAACAAGGCGTCACTGACCTTCACCAACATCAACTATGCGGGCGAAGGGCCGGCTCCGGTCAATGTCGGACAGATGAGCCCTTCGGCGATCGCCGACGGCCTGTTCGAATGCGCGCGCCAGGCAGACGGTCACTGGCTGTTCACGCTGTTCGCGCCCAAGCAGGCGCTGATCGGCGAGGATGATTTCATGAAGCTGATGCTGGCGCTGAACGCGCCGAAATAG
- a CDS encoding IclR family transcriptional regulator: MPTDERGTQSPQSVTRVIRILEALGASPGPMSLADLARALDAPKSSLAALLRGLAEEGFVTPADGAWQLGPGAFGLSSALLEARRRLQSSDLVRDGMRRLADRCGETVLFGVRDEDGETLTYVDVIESQKTVRFIVPVGDRRPLYSTAGGRALLAAGTDEDLRRYLERLKPEAFTSETLTAKRALGEAITTAREAGVAQTIDQASEGVTGTASPIRDAAGTVIGVLIVAAPSLRLADRLAELKRLVKDEAGTISRSLGYRAKG, encoded by the coding sequence ATGCCGACGGATGAACGTGGAACCCAGTCGCCGCAGTCGGTGACGCGGGTGATCCGCATCCTCGAAGCGCTCGGCGCCAGCCCGGGGCCGATGAGCCTTGCCGATCTCGCCCGCGCGCTCGACGCGCCCAAAAGCAGCCTCGCCGCGTTGCTGCGCGGGCTCGCAGAGGAAGGTTTCGTCACCCCCGCCGATGGCGCCTGGCAGTTGGGCCCGGGCGCCTTCGGCCTCAGCAGCGCACTGCTCGAAGCCCGTCGCCGGCTGCAGAGCTCCGATCTCGTGCGCGACGGCATGCGCCGCCTTGCCGACCGCTGCGGCGAGACCGTGCTGTTCGGCGTGCGCGACGAGGACGGCGAGACGCTGACCTATGTCGACGTCATCGAGAGCCAGAAGACCGTGCGCTTCATCGTGCCCGTAGGCGACCGCCGGCCGCTCTATTCGACCGCGGGCGGCCGCGCGCTGCTCGCCGCCGGCACCGATGAGGACCTGCGCCGCTATCTAGAACGGTTGAAGCCCGAGGCGTTCACCTCGGAAACCCTGACAGCCAAACGCGCGCTGGGCGAAGCGATCACAACAGCGCGAGAGGCCGGCGTAGCCCAGACGATCGACCAGGCTTCCGAAGGCGTCACCGGCACAGCCTCCCCGATCCGCGATGCGGCGGGCACCGTAATCGGCGTGCTGATCGTCGCCGCCCCCAGCCTGCGGCTCGCCGACCGCCTGGCCGAGCTCAAGCGTCTGGTAAAGGACGAAGCTGGGACGATCTCGCGCAGCCTGGGGTACCGGGCTAAGGGCTGA